caaaactacaaaaacaaaaaaaacaacatcaaaattttttctttttaatgaaacacaaactgatgaCTTTAAACAATGCATTTCAACAAAGTAGACCACCTAAACACTGTCCCaaatttttaaacattttcctAAGACCCTACAAAAAGCAAGAAGGCGAGTTACCTTCTGAGTGCAGATCTGAGCTCTGGCACAGAGCGCAGACACTGCACTGTAGCATTCATGTAACAGGTGTTACCCAAGTTTGTCAGTCCACAAGGCAGCTCCATCTGAAAATGACAAACTCTGATAAATTTCTCTCTACAATACAACCAagtaaaatacagacaaataacaaaaatgtgcaaagaaatgcagacaaaaaggattcttttctacatttttgaATGACCAAGATTCATTGTACTGAGCATGTATTTAGTTTTCTGGCAGAGTCAAGTACTGGCCAGTCAAGCTGTCAAACGTTCCATTATATCCAACATGATATATACCAAACTCTGAGAGGGTTcgattttttttaaaacccatCCTTAATTAACTTATTTCCATCAATCCAGGGTCTCTATTAGTGCTTAGTAGTTACAGTGAATCATCCTGCTTTCCGGGTGCTTCTAACACAAAAATGCAGATGTGTGGGTTTTAAGGAAAAGCCCTATATGCTTGCATCATCACACAATCGAATCAGTGACTGTTGCTCCCTTTAAAACAAGACTCTTTGGTATGAGGACATGAGAAAGTCAACTGTGACATAAATTCACAACAATATCGAAACACTTTTCCAACTGCAGCTTAATTAGTAATGACATTCCTCCAAACCACCCGAAAAGTGATGAAACATCTCGTTTTCAGCATCTGACATGATAAAAGTGcatacacactgtatatttactTAATTATATTCTCTAGTTGGCAAACATCATATTATGGAAAACACTTTTAAAGTGGCCACGTCAGCGCAGAAAGCAATAATCACCATATTTGTTTTAGGCGTACTGGTAATTTTGAGGCTTACTCACCGCTGATGCCAGCTGCTCCTCAGTCATGTCCTCTACAAACATAGGCCGGACAGCAGGCTCCTCGGGCAGGGCATCTGCTGAGCCCATCATCAGCAGAGTCATCCCCTATAAAGCAGAAATACACTAAAATTCAGAAACATATGTCTTATAATGCATTTAGTAGTATAGCTTTGTAAACCAAGAACTACGTAACAGTTGGACAGCTCAAATactcacatttttcagtttaatgtttCCCCACTCATCATCCTACAGTGAAAACAAGACATAAATTAGCACCTTAAAATGATAAAGGATATGGCCAGCAGTGCTGTATATTTCTCTCGAAAATGAAAAGGCCTACGATCTGTCAGTACATCGCAATACTTTCTAACATCTTCTCTGTAGCACTCTCtctcaaacatttttaatgaccacaaacatattgtttcattttaagaaaTTTTCAATTTTCTTATTCTGAAAGTAGCATGTCACTATAAGAATAAATTATAATGCATTTATAGGGAACGTTTCATTAATGCACAATTGAATGCTCTGACTATTATTTATGACAACAGGGGGGTGTTTATGAGGTTGAGGGAAATACACTGACTGTCTTCTGTAAATGAAAATCATGAAAATGGTGTGACTCATTTATCATAACAACATAATCCTATAAGAGGCTTTGGCGACAGATGTGATTCCACAAGCATCAATTACTCATTGGTTTAGGTCTTTCTGTGGGATTTGCTTATAAGAacacatataaaactgaatACTATCTTATATTTTAACATAAGAAAACCTACAGGACAGAATTTTTTCATGTGTCTTTCCATACCTTCAGAGTACCTCCCTTCACCATGaccttctgtctgtctggctgaaCTCCTGTCAAGGCAAAGAGCTGAGCCTTGAAAACCATGGGTGGTTCCTCTGTGTTCAGCTCTACTGCATCAAACTTCTCTTTGCCCCATTTCACATTTActagaaaaaacagaaacagcacatAACTATTTATTAGCCTTTCTGGGTGAGCTGAGGGGAAACAAGACAACTTTATGAAACTACTGTCATGCATGACACAGCATCTACTAAGAAATAGCAGTATACCAGTGAATCAGGCAGCTACAGGGCAGCTAAACTTACTGTCGGGCTAAGGGTACAAATATATTGTTGTTTAGCTGCTAATTTAAAGCAGTACAGCGGGCGATTAGACATCTTTTGAATTCCTCCAAAAGTGCTATCAcgttaaaatgtcaaaatcgTGTTCTTGGCCTTGTTAGTCTGCAGTAAACAGCAACTGTAGTAAATAGCTTATAAACTGTAGTCTCATGATTCGCCTAGCTTAGTTAGCAATGCTATCTGCTAATAAAAGGCGTGATTAAGTGTACGTATTTACATAGGGAAGTACAATGAGTCACGTAAAAAGGCTGAAACTGGCAAGAAAACATATAAACTGGCTGTGTTGTGCTAAAAAACAAAGGCTTTAAATAAGCAGTTAAAACTTAGATGTTTAACTGTTACCTGGCTAACGTAGATAGCAGACACTTGGCGAGCTGCTTTGGGTTTGTGTTAAGCTAACCAGATGACAGTTAGCGTAGCCGGCAATATCAAAACCATTAACTATTCTGTTAATACTGCcaacacaaagcaacacagtCACAACAGTATAATAGTTTGTGTTGTCTTGATCCaaagctgttttattctttaataaCTCCCATGAGTGGCCTAACCAGTCTGTCGGACTGCCTAACACCGTTAGCATGCTAACTGCACATCATGCTAAAGCTAGCGAAGCTAACAAGCTAATGTAACTTACGGTGCTACACTAAAACGTGCAAGAAATCGTGTTTTTAATGAGCTCTCTCGTGGCAGTAAGTCTGCTTTATTAATACGACACCGTACCTGTAAACACCGGCATATTTGGCAACGTTTTActtcctctgctgtttatttttcttgcttCAATCCACAGGGGCGCGAATGAAGAGTTGGCTAGTTCTCGGTCTCAACTTCATTCAAACAGAATGACGCTGCAACAACACGCTGTGGGAACTGATCGATGCGCTCTGACATCCGCTGGTCGTCCTGGTGCACGTAACGAACCCACGCACTCAGACACTACATCCAACCATAAGAcagcaaataggtaagagcctcccttTATTACTGCATGGATTATTTAGCTGgcaacaaaatatttaacactaactgatgcagtgagtagcttctcatttcttaaacaatcaTCCAGAGGCCGTGGAAGAGATGCTAATCTGTtttagaagggtcaaattattgttatgcatcaaacaaaaagaaaacatctaaagaggTTGATGAAACTGCTAAAACTgtgttaagaactgtccagtggaagaagaaggtcatgtggtctgatgagtccagatttaccctgtttcagagtgatgggagcatcagggtaagaagagaggagggtgaagtgatgcacccatcatgcctagtgcctactatacaaagcctgtgggggcagtgttatgatctggggttgctgcagttggtcaggttaTGTGTCCGAAGTAttaggtcagctgactacctgaatatactaaaTAACCtggttattccatcaatggatttttttttcttccttgatgACACGAGCATAATCCAAGAcgacaatgccaggattcatcaggctcaaattgtgaaagagtggttcagggagcatgacacatcattttcacacatggagaCCACCAcacagtccagaccttaaccccactgggaatctttgggatgtgctagagaagactttgcgcagcagtccgactctcccaacatcaatacaagatcttaaAAAATTAAcgcaactctggacgggaataaattTTGAGACGTCGCAGAAGCTCatcgaaacgatgccacggtgaatgcgGAGAAAGGTGgtgtgactttctttttttttttgaatgagcAGTGTATGAACATCAGCTACACATCAATCAAAGTACATGTGATACAGACCCCACAACTATGATCAGAAACTCAATTGAGTCTGTGTATTCTATCAATTATGCAGCACAGATTAACCTGCTGAAAGGTCCCTGGATAAAAATAAACCCCTTATTCTTCGACCTGTGTAGTGCATACAGTTTCTCCACACTGGAATACATGCAACTGTGTAATCAGATTAAAtacttatttatttcaaatgtggAATATGTAAGCACAAAGCTGGAATAATGAAAGATATTAAAACAACTTTACTGCTGGTAATTTAATATTGGGATGGCCACTTATATATGCCAGTAATCAAAATATGAAATCAGTAATCGTACCAGTAGTGAACACTACTATACAATGAATGATAAAGATATGTTTATTGACATATCCATCAGTGCGGACTCCAATGCAATTAACCATGCAAATTATCCAAGACAAGAGTAGATCATAGTTCCAGTGCTTTTTTAACTGAACAAAAAGTTACAAATAAAAGATTGCGGAGGTATTCCATAATCCTTATTTCTCTCTCATTATTTACACTGTGAGGGGTTTGCATTAACGGGACATTACCATGTTAGAGAAACAACTTCTAACTGTTAACAAGGACAATCATTGACACAGGTAGGTTCATTTTAGATACACCATCCTGAAATCTGTGATATGATATGAACCACGTCTGGGGACATTGTTTTTGACATGCTAACTCTATTGCAATGTGTCCATGAAGAGGtaatctaatatatatatatatttatatttcaaatagTCCAACCAGAGAAAGTATGTTCtgataaaaccacaaatgtgtggtgatttctttaaaaataaatgatggaaGAGTTAAGATTCGTCttgttttggaaaacaaaaacaaacaaacagatatgGCAGTAAAATCATTATCCAAATGTTAAGGCACTAGGTGGGCCAAATGCAACACCTGTTTAGTCTTCTACAAATAATTTACAATTCAAACAGTgcagttttacatttgttaacttaatgttttccttttgaacCATTTATCTATGAATCAATGTAAGGCAATAcattacaaaaaatacaaaaaaaaagaaatcttacaATGTaccaaataaacaaaccaaaaaaatgcATTAAGTTTTAGGACTCCTATACGCCATTACAATGGAATATTCCTTATGGCTTGgagcaataaaaataattataataaaaataatgcataGATTTAAATGATGATCTTGCATGCTCCTCACTCAATACTCAGAACATCTAATACTCTATGTCCCAATACTCTGTCCCAAACCTGATAAGTGACTTTCAAAGTGATAacaataaaaaggcaaaaaggcCAGAGACATAAGATGAAGGCATCAGTCATTTTGTTGAGCTAGAGACAGAAGTATGCTTACATGTATCTTGAGTATCTGAGGTGGGGAAAGAAATTACAAACTATTCATTTTCCACCCCTGAGACACAACCACTCACTGCAGATCTGCAATCCCTGTATGACAGTACCTTAAACTGAACACATACTTGCAGGAGTCCCAGCAAAACCCCCGTTCTACCTTCATGTTTCCATCAGCACTTTCATATAATATGAAACACAGAATGTCTCCTTGACATCAAGTCATTGGTCCACTGTCCATTTTTAGTTCAAGACGAGTGTGCCATCTTCTGGTAGAAGTGAAGCGCTGCAAGTTTGATGACCACGACGATGGTTCTCTCTTGAATGTGGAAATGTAGCCGAAAACGGGGTCAGGCCTCTTAATGTCCATGTCgccttgtttgtgtgtgtgtgacggttatttatcaatatgtttttttcttcttttttttttttttaatgaattttctATGTAATACAAGTTTATCTATTTTTGAGGATGAGGAATGTGGGAGGAGAAAGAGTCCAGAAAAAAATCCACACGTTCAGGTGGTTAGCTGAAACAAAGAACAGAGACAGGTGTCCAGTAAAAGAAAGACAATATCTTTAACTTGGTTAGTAACCCCATCTAAGACAACATTCAACAGAAAAGATTGTTGACAAACACTGCAACACCATTGACACATTTGCATCTTGTTTGACAGGTAATGTAAGAAATCCTTTACGTGGACCATTCTAATGAGAGTTGTATAGTAAGTCTATAAGTTAGTTACTGAACCCAACAACGCATTAGTGTCAATCAGAAAAACGAAAATCCCAAGTGTCAACTGCAAAGAGCCCAGGAGTCAACCAACAAACCAACCAGGAAGTGTCTCGTGTTAGAAACACCCAGTAACACAATTAGCTTAAAGCTACAGAGAAAAGTCTAAAAAGAATATCAACACTTTCTGAAGAAGTTCCTGTCAACAAGTGCTGGATGTTGTGTCTGCTGCTTGGAGGCTGGACTGCGCTCGGCTACAACACAGGAGACAAACAGCAGGTCACGTGACTGACTTGACCACATCTCAGCCCAGCAGATGGGATAAAATAAGACTTCTGCCTGCAGGACACTCTCACTTACTGCCTAAAACAATATTACAATGCCTCATTGTCTGTTACACAGCTTTAGCTGTAGCTATCTAAACATTggtgattgaaaaaaaaatgtatggaaaataaacattttcaagtTACCTCAGCTTTCCTGTATTGCTTTTAGGGTTCCTGCGGAAGGATTGGTTTGGTCCAGAGCGAGTGGACATAGAACGAGGTGACGCTCTTGAAAATGTAGAAGGTGGGGTCTTGGGGATCTTCTTTCCAAGATGACCAATCCATTTCTTCTGCTCATCTTGGGTTAGGGCTAACAGGAGCATGTCTCGGGCAGAGGTCACATCGTAATTTACTGTAGGGGGGGATGGTATAAGATGATATTGATCAAGAAGCATCAATGACAAACATAACAGTAGAAACTTGCATCTCAAGCTACAAAATATTGTTCAGTATGCAATACTTGTATAGACCAGGGTACAAGACTGCTGGTCGGTTACCTTTGCAAGGAGCAATAACATCCTCCTTTTTGTCGAGGTGGTCCTTGTGGCACTTGACGTGGCAGCGGCGACACTCAAGGGCTGGAGGTGGCTTGAAGACGTGCCACAGAGGTTTGGCACAGGCCTCACAGTTGGAAGGGAAGTGATACAGCGTGGGGATGAATTCGTGGCCTTTGTGTGGGAGACAGTTGGTCTTGTCGCCCTGAGGGACCGTCTCCATGTCAGCCTCCTTCCTGCACTCCCCCTCGTTGGCATACAAAATCTGAATACAGACACAAAGGCGGAGCGCCTAGTCAGAAAATCTTGtcttaaaatacacacagttgaGGCTGAACAGAACTTTGTGTCAGAAAATCTGGCATTTTGACATTAGAAGTGAAGGCTGACATGGCTGAAAGAGGATTTTAAAATCTAGAGATAACAAGAAAGAGCATCCTACCTGGAATATCCTTGGTATCTCTTCTGTCTCAGCACGGTACACATCTCCTTGTGTAACTGGTCTCACGTGAAATAGTTTGCTGCACAACGCATAAAAATTGTCATCACACATCTATAACCCTATCAGCACTACTAACAGCAGATACATAATGTCcattaaaatatacagaatGCTCtctggaaaatgaaaagaagctAAGGAACATGAACTAAAGATACTTACTCAATATCTAGTACCATTGAAGGATTGGACTGTTCTTTATCCTGCTCATCATTGTAGAAGAGAATCTTCTTACTGCTTACCACCACATACTGCAAATACAGAGATGACAATGAAAGGAAGTCTGATATTGCCCTCAAATGGGTTTGCAGCATTGAGGCAGTTTTACACAGCTTAAACTGGTGAGAAATGCAATATAAACACTACATACCTGCTTCTTCCATCCGTATCGTTTGATATTAGTACGATTAGGAATGGACAGCCAACCCTCCAATCTGGATTCTGAAAGGCAGCGCAGATGTGAAAAAGTTACAAATcaagcagtgaaataaaatcattgtGGAAAAAGACCATGCAGTGATTAAACCAAATtcaactggggaaaaaaaaacaagtggcaAAGATCACAGACTGGGTGAACCCCTAAAGGAGTTCTTCCAGCATCAAGGTTGCTGCATCAGAGTAGGTGACAAGACACGTTTAGATATCCCATGCTGCTACTACTGCACATACAACCACACAGGAGAAAAATATTAGGCAGTAACAATATAAGAATTTATCATCTAGAAACAGTTTTAAGCTCCGTAGTAACAGTTTTGCAGCAggatttagtatttattttcttccaatTAGCTTGATCACTCACTCCTCTCatagaaacaaacactgcaggttACAAACATTTCTGTGGTGTTAAAATTATAACTTCAAACGCATGCAGCTGAAGCAACGTAAGCTAAAAAGCAACAGTGAACTAAGAGGGGATTGTCTGCTGAATGTGACACTGTGAGGGAGGTCGTGGTGTCCAAATCGAGCAGTAGTTCTGGGTGAACATGCCGgcaacaaaaacagtgttttttttttttgttttttctgtttcatgacACATTTTGAAAGGTGCTGAGAGTGATGTCAGTTACCTCTCATGTAAAGAGGTTACCACTGGGGCTGAACATGTGATATTAAAGAAGTTAACTGCTAACATTGTCATTTAACATCCATGTTAATGTTAGTCAGTAAATTTTGTTGTTTAGATTGCTGTGATCTGATTTACTCGCCACTCTAGGAGGCTACTTTCAAAAGTGTTATGTGAATTTCCCCAACAGAGAGGACTGTCTCACCTCTGGAACAGAAAATCAGAGGGCAAACGGACACAAACACTCAACTGCTAGGGCACAGACCAAGCAAAAGGGACTTGTCTACTCAGTTACTCACAGAGGGAAAGGAATAGAAGTTACAAAGATAAGAAGAGCAAGTAGAACCAACTGGCCGTAagggaaataaagagagaaTGATTTAACCATGGAAACCAGCATACAGTAGATGAAAGCAGACCTAGAACAAGGTATAGAGGTTAGATCACGTTCACAAAAAAGATCTTACCATTATGAATTATCGGCATACATACATGAACCCAAACGTCAAAACAGATGCAACAGATGTATAGTGTGTTCAATAGACAGGTGCTAGTGGGTtctaaatatacaatatttttctaaaataaaataattagtaGGCTTTTgttaactaattaaaaaaatgtgaatgcGCAGTAACACATGCAGGCAGTTTTACCGGCATCAAAGAGTAactaaaaatttaaaatgatttttttcttgtgttgtttgtcCTTAGGTATAGATTATATTTGCTAAAATAATCATACTgtgcttattattttttataatttctctTCACATTGCCTTAGATAATATCCCATGGAACATGACCAGTGGATTGACATATAAACACAAGATACTGAATTGGCATATTGATAGAAATAATCATatctttctttgctgttttcccAAGTATGCGGAGAGACTGCACAGCTGTTAGCAGCTGTGGTGACCCTACCTGCAATGTTGCTgtctgtctcatctgtctgcAAACTGGTGACACTGGAATTGTCCATGCGCTGTTGCAGATCGTTGAGCTTCTCGCGGAGCTGCTCAATGTCGCTCTCTTTGCTGTCCAGCTGCATCTGCAGCTCAGTGCGATATGCGCTCTCCTCTGCTAATTGCTGTTGGTAAAACAGGCAAAAGATTTtacttaaaaactaaaacaaacaatgtaATAAATGATTATAATTATAGATCATAATTCTAGCTACTAGCGCCCTGAGATGTTACCCACCGCCTGCATCTCGCTCAACTCCTTCTGATATTTGATGGCCATGTGGTTAAACTTCTCCTTCTCCTGGTTAAGCTCTGCCTGCAGCTTGCggttctccttctccttcttccgCAGGTCAGCAGCGCTGTCCTTCTTCTTCCTATCCAGCTTCATGTCCTTGCGGTTCATGATCTCTGCCAGCTTGTTTACCGCCTGACAGATTGTGGTAAATAACAACAAATCAGCCACCATTCTGTCACTTACGTTACCTGCACCTGCAGATGACTTCTGACTATAGAAGTAACGCATTTACCTGAGTCTTGAGTGTGCGCTCTGTGTTGAGGACCTTCTCGAAGTTCTTGACTGTATTTGCAATCTCCTCCTTTTGAGCTTCATACTCTGTCAGTAAAAAGAACGACAGCTTGAACAACAATATAATTATGAAACAGTTGGCAGACATAAAGGTCAACGAAGGGACAGCACCTTCCTCCTGAGCACGAAGCTTCTCATTTAACTCCGCCTTCTCTTTGCTGAGGTTTTCCACATCTTTGGTCAGAGTTTTATTAGATTCCTCaagctgcaaaaaaaagaaagaaaatgaaatattgtatttcactaaaaaaaactgaatgactGTGTTGTTGCAGAGGATCATACTAACCCGTGCAATAGTAGACTCCTTCTCCCCAAGCTCCTGCTTATGTCTAGTCACTGCCTTCTTGTTCTCCTGGCTGAGCTCGAAGTACTGTTCTTCCTGAAGCGCCCGGGCAAGCTGCTCTGACTCGGCCTTAGTTACTGTCAGATCCAGCTGCGCAGACAGGGAGTCCCTTTGTCCACAAAGAAGCATGTAAATTAGTGTAATGGAATTTGCATCACTTAATTTCATCTGACAAATAGGAAGTAAAAACATTATCTGGTAAATAATTTATATGTGGAAGATAAACTGTATCAGTAGCAACTGCAGTAGCTGCAGTGTGAAGGATTTTATTTCTTACCTTTCACTACACAAGTCCTGCACCTTTTTGTGAGTCTCTTGTACCTGCCGGTTCCTCTCTTCAATCTCCTCCTTTAGTTCTTTAACCTGAGTTTTGTAAAGCGTCTGAAGGGGGACAGAAAAATACCTCAGCTCAGACTGAAGAAAGATGATAGAGACACCGGTGAACTGAAACTTATACTCACAGAAAAATACTGTTCGGCCTCAAGCTGGTCTTGAAGTTCCCTCATCTGTCCCTCGTTTCCTCTGTATTGTCTGATAACACATCATCAAAATATATCAGGTACTTCATTTTTATTGGTTAAATAAAATcaagttattattaataaggAAAGTGTTCACTGTAAGAGACaccaaatacaaatgtaaaaaaagatttgaaataatataaattaaagatGGATTTCTTTCAGCCTTCACCACCTTCTGAGTCCTGCAGGGGAGGAACCAGAAGTGACCAATCATTCCCACGTATGTAGCTAATTTTACTTGTTTGACTACTTTCCAAATGACACTCTTTGGCTAAGCAAACAGAGCCAGCTGGTAAGTCAACTCCTGTAGTAATTGCAACTTGCAGCACAACCAGCAGCTCTGGCTGCAGTGCTGGCCAGAGGATTAGCAATGGAGTGGATGAAGCTGGACGTAATCCTGTGGTGTAAACACTGTCGCTCAACAGCTTTTGCACAGTCACCCCCTAAGCTGGAATAATAGCGCTTATTTGAAAATAGCAGGCAATTTTAGAGCAATTTACCCCTTGACTTCCAAAGAGCATTACTGGCAAGCACAGCAATAGTAGAAAATTTTAACTCCTGGCCAGTGCTGCTGCCATTTTGTTAGACTGAAAAATGCACTGGAACAATGGAGTAATTGACCAAATGTTTAAGTTGATGTTTCTATTCTCTTGATTTTACTCACATTACATCAGTTTTATGTAATATGAGGATGGATTGACATCATATgtaacaaaaaattaaaaaaatatttacaaatacaaaCTTCTAGTGCAGAAACTGAACTCACTTGGTCAGCTGTACCAGCTGGAACTCCAGCGAGCGTTTACTCTCTAGTGCTGTGTTGATCTCCTGTTTGAGCTGCTTCTCTGAACACCTAAGACGGTCCATATCCTGCATGCGGTTTTTCAGTTCGTTCTGAGCCAAAACACGCTTGCTTGACTCCTGTTCAACTTGTATTCGCAGATTTTTCACCTGGAGAAACAGCAGACATATGATATGATGCCACAGGTGACTTGGCTGAACTTTCAAGTGGCTGAGAGTGGTGAGAGGGATTACTTACTTCATCTTCCAGCCTTTCCTTTTGCTTCATCAGCTGCTCCATCTTCTGCACAGATTGCTTGAGGTCAAACTCTAACATTGAGCACTGCTTCTCAACCTCCACTACCCGACTCTCCGCTCGCATTCTTGCCCCATTCTCTTCCGACATCTTTAGCTGAACGGCTGGAGAGTAAAATGAAAGTGGAAGAGTGCATGATCATTTCAGTGAGCTGGACTCTTCACATTCACAGTCAACAATGTTTCTGTCCAATATGTAACAATTCTCAGTGTTCCTCATAGATGGGAATATAAAGCACTAATTTTAAACACTGCTTAATTAAAATTAGAAAAGTTGAAGAACATATTCCCTTGCAGAaatttttattaagttaattTCACATTAGATGAACTTTACCAAGGAAAGGCTAGAGTCTATGTCAGCACTGACTTAGTGgaatgcaaaaaaaagaaaacaaaatcttgACACATCATCCTTGGATTTCAAAAACTGCTTTAGAGTCCAGCTTTAATATGCAAAGAGGCTATGTTCTGACATGCTGACTGGTCTACACTCCTTGAATTCCTCCCACACTATCAGCCCCTGCAGGTGAGGTCgatcagataataaaaaaaacgaTGAAGCATAAAGAGGAAGATGGGATGTGAGGAAGTTATATAAAATGAGGAtggaaaaacaagacagaagacAATGTAGGAggctagaaaataaaaaaataggaaccaaacaaaaaaggcaaagtAATAAACAGTGAACACGACATGCTCTGACATAGGACTGGCATACCATTCATGGCAGCTGATTTGGCCTCTTCAATGGACTCATATTTGTCAGTGAGCTGTGCCCGCGTCACCCTGTGCTCAGTCTGTTCCTGCTCCAGTCGTTGCTGCAAGGTCTTGAGCTTGTAGTTTAGATCAATCTCCAGACCGTTCTTTTCCTATCGGGCGAATAGCAGACATAATgaaccaaacataacaaaacagaaaactgtacATGGTAGAAGCATATGCATATTGTTTATGtacaaatactactactactagtactcTGTATACCTTCTCCAGGGTATTGCTCCTTTCCTGGGCCTGTTTACGTTCTGCCTCCATTTTGGAAAGGCTAAGCTCCAACTTTTTGTTGTCTTCCTGCAGCGCTGCCATCCTCGCTGAGAATGAAAGAAACCATCAGAATAAtctagttttaaaaaaaaaactattcaaataTCTCGTACTTTTTTGGTATACTGTTTAAATTTAAGAAAATTACCCCAGTTTTGCTCCATCACATTCCCTCACCCCCTACAAACTGAAAAGGGGGTGTGTCTACACAGCGTTTCTGATGCATTTGATGCCAttaaatgtctttctttctaAAACACTGTCATTTCTATGTAACTCTTTGAAATGACCGTATATGTTACAAAAGGTTTCTTATTAAACGATAACTGGCTAACAGATAAATCAAAGACTGATTT
The window above is part of the Anabas testudineus chromosome 17, fAnaTes1.2, whole genome shotgun sequence genome. Proteins encoded here:
- the rock1 gene encoding rho-associated protein kinase 1 isoform X2 translates to MSAGGNMEARFEKIDAMLKDPKSEVNTDCLLDGLDALVYDLDFPALRKNKSIDNFLNRYKETISKIRDLRMKAEDYEVVKVIGRGAFGEVQLVRHKATRKVYAMKLLSKFEMIKRSDSAFFWEERDIMAFANSSWVVQLFFAFQDDRYLYMVMEYMPGGDLVNLMSNYDVPEKWARFYTAEVVLALDGIHSMGFIHRDVKPDNMLLDKAGHLKLADFGTCMKMDKDGMVRCDTAVGTPDYISPEVLKSQGGDGNYGRECDWWSVGVFLYEMLVGDTPFYADSLVGTYSKIMNHKNALTFPDDSDISNDAKNLICAFLTDREVRLGRNGVDEIKRHPFFKNDQWTWENIRDTAAPVVPELASDIDTSNFDDIEEDRGEEETFPIPKAFVGNQLPFVGFTYYSSQHLLRGSDTTTTTKTGDKRSSSTKEDKSHLENLQKRIYQLEEQLHSEMQLKDELEQKCRTSNTKIEKIVKELDEEANLRKSAEASMSLLEKDKIMLQHRFTEYQRKADQEAEKRRNLENEVSTLKEQLEDMRKIRQNSQASNDKIVHLQNQLEEANDLLRAESDTAARLRKTHTEMTKSMSQLESLNRELQERSRAADGEKAQLQKDILLLQSTLDSERRNYSEGSEEIRELQARMAALQEDNKKLELSLSKMEAERKQAQERSNTLEKEKNGLEIDLNYKLKTLQQRLEQEQTEHRVTRAQLTDKYESIEEAKSAAMNAVQLKMSEENGARMRAESRVVEVEKQCSMLEFDLKQSVQKMEQLMKQKERLEDEVKNLRIQVEQESSKRVLAQNELKNRMQDMDRLRCSEKQLKQEINTALESKRSLEFQLVQLTKQYRGNEGQMRELQDQLEAEQYFSTLYKTQVKELKEEIEERNRQVQETHKKVQDLCSERDSLSAQLDLTVTKAESEQLARALQEEQYFELSQENKKAVTRHKQELGEKESTIARLEESNKTLTKDVENLSKEKAELNEKLRAQEEEYEAQKEEIANTVKNFEKVLNTERTLKTQAVNKLAEIMNRKDMKLDRKKKDSAADLRKKEKENRKLQAELNQEKEKFNHMAIKYQKELSEMQAQLAEESAYRTELQMQLDSKESDIEQLREKLNDLQQRMDNSSVTSLQTDETDSNIAESRLEGWLSIPNRTNIKRYGWKKQYVVVSSKKILFYNDEQDKEQSNPSMVLDIDKLFHVRPVTQGDVYRAETEEIPRIFQILYANEGECRKEADMETVPQGDKTNCLPHKGHEFIPTLYHFPSNCEACAKPLWHVFKPPPALECRRCHVKCHKDHLDKKEDVIAPCKVNYDVTSARDMLLLALTQDEQKKWIGHLGKKIPKTPPSTFSRASPRSMSTRSGPNQSFRRNPKSNTGKLS